One Cervus canadensis isolate Bull #8, Minnesota chromosome 1, ASM1932006v1, whole genome shotgun sequence genomic window carries:
- the SLC16A3 gene encoding monocarboxylate transporter 4, giving the protein MGGAVIDEGPTGIKAPDGGWGWAILWGCFVITGFSYAFPKAVSVFFKELMREFGIGYSDTAWISSILLAMLYGTGPLCSVCVNRFGCRPVMLAGGLLASLGMVSASFCGSIIQLYLTTGVLTGLGLALNFQPSLIMLNRYFNKRRPMANGLAAAGSPVFLCALSPLGQVLQDHYGWRGGFLILGGLLLNCCVCAALMRPLEAPRQSLGSGPAPQRPPRRLLDLSVFRDRGFVIYALASSIMVLGLFVPPVFVVNYAKDLGVPDTKAAFLLTILGFIDIFARPTAGFITGLKKVRPYSVYLFSFAMFFNGFTDLTGSTASDYGGLVVFCIFFGISYGMVGALQFEVLMAIVGTQKFSSAIGLVLLLEAIAVLIGPPSGGKLLDATHVYQYVFILAGAEVLTSSLVLVLGNFFCIRKRPEMATEEERHKPPEDVKVDSREVEQFLKTEPEKNGEVVHTPETSV; this is encoded by the exons ATGGGAGGGGCAGTGATCGACGAGGGCCCGACCGGCATCAAGGCCCCggatgggggctggggctgggccatCCTTTGGGGCTGTTTCGTCATCACGGGCTTCTCCTACGCCTTCCCCAAGGCGGTCAGCGTCTTCTTCAAGGAACTCATGCGGGAGTTTGGGATAGGCTACAGTGACACGGCCTGGATCTCCTCTATCCTGCTGGCCATGCTCTATGGCACAG GCCCactctgcagtgtgtgtgtgaatcGCTTTGGCTGCCGGCCAGTCATGCTTGCAGGTGGCCTCTTGGCGTCCCTGGGCATGGTGTCTGCGTCCTTCTGTGGAAGCATCATCCAGCTCTACCTCACCACAGGGGTCCTTACTG GCTTGGGTTTGGCGCTCAACTTCCAGCCCTCACTCATCATGCTCAACCGCTACTTCAACAAGCGGCGCCCCATGGCCAACGGGCTGGCGGCAGCAGGCAGCCCGGTGTTCCTGTGCGCCCTGTCCCCGCTGGGGCAGGTGCTGCAGGACCACTATGGCTGGCGGGGCGGCTTCCTCATCCTGGGTGGCCTGCTGCTCAACTGCTGCGTGTGTGCCGCGCTCATGCGGCCCCTGGAGGCGCCCCGGCAGAGCTTGGGTTCAGGGCCTGCACCCCAGCGGCCGCCTCGGCGGCTGTTGGACCTGAGCGTCTTCAGGGACCGTGGCTTCGTCATCTACGCCCTGGCCTCCTCCATCATGGTGCTGGGGCTCTTTGTACCACCCGTGTTTGTGGTTAATTACGCCAAAGACCTGGGGGTGCCCGACACCAAGGCGGCCTTCCTGCTCACCATCCTGGGCTTCATCGACATCTTTGCGAGGCCCACCGCTGGCTTCATCACGGGGCTCAAGAAGGTGCGGCCCTACTCTGTCTACCTCTTCAGCTTCGCCATGTTCTTCAATGGCTTCACCGACCTCACGGGGTCCACGGCCAGCGACTATGGTGGGTTGGTGGTCTTCTGCATCTTCTTCGGCATCTCCTACGGCATGGTGGGGGCCCTGCAGTTTGAGGTGCTCATGGCCATCGTGGGCACCCAGAAGTTCTCCAGTGCCATTGGCCTCGTGCTGCTGCTGGAGGCCATAGCGGTGCTCATTGGGCCACCGTCTGGAG gcaagcTCCTGGACGCGACGCACGTCTACCAGTATGTGTTTATCCTGGCGGGGGCCGAGGTGCTGACCTCCTCCCTCGTGCTGGTGCTGGGTAACTTCTTCTGCATTAGGAAGAGGCCCGAGATGGCCACGGAGGAGGAGCGCCACAAGCCCCCGGAGGATGTGAAGGTGGACTCCCGGGAGGTGGAGCAGTTCCTGAAGACGGAGCCTGAGAAGAACGGGGAGGTGGTTCACACCCCGGAAACGAGCGTCTGA